The Saprospiraceae bacterium genome includes a window with the following:
- a CDS encoding MMPL family transporter: MEYRKSIITLFVVLAIFSAYFITTLRFTFSFDQFFPQGDEDLEFYKNFTKEFEADDNFLLIAIENKPTVFDSTFLNKFHNFSLDVRNIHSIIKTQSLTQINYPVKTPFGYSAIPAIHLNEPDKYENDRNRVLQDDRIVNSLIDKKATSLVVACKTIPDIDLSQSGKLIQALDSLITVYGFEKSHLLGRANFQKELVEFQKKEILLSFIVSIFLVTVIMVLLYKKPIGIVIALGSIALGLLLFMGLLGAWGRNLNALSALYPVLMLIVGSSDVIHIFSKYIDELKKGKTKELAMSITIKEIGMATLFTSVTTAIGFATLLTSKIQTVREFGVNSAIGVMVAYITVLLFTTSILALFDKDKIIAENDRSHRWDRFLIKIYWFTKYKAKLIGTLSVGIIIFLIIGMTQISTNYNVEDNLPIGSKITEDFKYFEENYAGFRPLEFAIMTKNNVSADSYAVVKEVDKLEDKLQGTNVINSIVSLATLYKSIEKVNRSNTESGYVFPESEEQFNKSKKLIERISDNEMAVLLSKDKTKTRLSSRITDIGADSIKALGIRLDTWVDKNLDTSLITVKRTGTGLILDKNAEYVTNDLISGLGLSLIIISILMGLLFRSMRMLMIAVIPNTIPLIFAAGLMGYLGINLEAGISIVFALIFGIAVDDTIHFLGRFKLCLQDGKSVERSIKLTLRETGKAIIFTSIILFFGFFNMIFSSNPPTLTIGLLISVTLIAAVVCDLLLLPVLIRRFYKV; this comes from the coding sequence ATGGAATACAGAAAAAGCATAATAACGCTGTTTGTTGTGTTGGCTATATTCAGTGCATATTTTATTACTACGCTTAGATTTACTTTCTCATTTGACCAGTTTTTTCCGCAAGGTGACGAAGATCTTGAATTTTATAAAAACTTTACGAAAGAATTTGAAGCAGATGATAACTTCCTTCTGATTGCAATTGAAAACAAACCTACCGTTTTTGATTCCACCTTTTTAAATAAATTTCATAATTTTAGTCTGGATGTCAGAAACATTCATTCCATTATTAAGACACAATCGCTAACCCAAATTAATTATCCCGTCAAAACACCATTTGGGTATTCAGCCATTCCGGCTATACACTTGAACGAACCTGACAAATATGAAAATGACAGGAACAGAGTCCTTCAGGATGACCGTATAGTCAATAGTCTGATTGACAAAAAGGCCACATCACTGGTCGTAGCGTGTAAAACAATACCGGATATCGACCTGTCTCAATCAGGTAAATTAATACAAGCGCTGGATTCACTTATAACAGTTTATGGATTTGAGAAAAGCCATCTCCTGGGCAGAGCAAATTTTCAAAAAGAATTGGTAGAATTTCAGAAAAAAGAAATTTTACTATCTTTTATAGTATCTATTTTTCTGGTGACCGTCATCATGGTACTTTTATATAAAAAACCTATCGGTATCGTCATTGCGCTTGGTTCTATTGCATTGGGGTTGCTTCTTTTTATGGGACTATTAGGAGCATGGGGGCGTAATCTGAATGCACTTTCAGCACTTTATCCGGTTTTGATGCTGATTGTGGGGTCTTCAGATGTCATCCATATATTTTCCAAGTATATTGACGAACTCAAAAAGGGCAAAACCAAGGAATTAGCAATGTCTATAACGATTAAAGAGATCGGTATGGCCACGTTGTTCACTTCAGTTACGACAGCCATTGGTTTTGCAACATTGCTTACATCCAAAATTCAGACCGTCAGAGAATTTGGTGTCAATTCCGCTATTGGTGTAATGGTGGCTTACATAACTGTTTTACTTTTTACCACTTCTATATTGGCCCTTTTTGACAAAGACAAAATTATTGCAGAGAATGACAGATCTCACAGATGGGACCGTTTTCTTATTAAAATTTATTGGTTTACAAAGTATAAAGCGAAGCTTATAGGTACTTTGTCGGTGGGTATTATTATTTTTTTAATCATCGGAATGACACAAATCAGCACAAATTATAACGTAGAAGATAATTTACCCATCGGATCAAAAATTACAGAAGATTTCAAATATTTTGAAGAAAATTATGCCGGATTCCGACCTTTGGAGTTTGCCATTATGACTAAAAATAATGTTTCAGCGGACAGTTATGCCGTCGTAAAAGAAGTAGATAAGCTGGAGGACAAACTGCAAGGTACAAATGTTATAAACTCGATTGTTTCACTAGCCACTTTGTATAAAAGTATCGAAAAAGTAAACAGATCCAACACAGAAAGTGGGTACGTATTTCCGGAATCAGAAGAACAATTTAATAAATCTAAAAAATTGATTGAAAGGATTTCCGATAATGAGATGGCTGTGTTACTTTCCAAAGACAAAACGAAAACCAGACTATCCAGTCGAATAACGGATATAGGAGCTGATAGCATCAAAGCATTGGGTATAAGATTGGACACTTGGGTAGATAAAAATCTGGATACTTCTCTGATCACCGTAAAAAGGACAGGTACAGGTCTGATTTTGGATAAGAATGCTGAATATGTTACAAATGATCTTATTTCGGGTCTGGGGCTTTCACTCATTATCATTTCCATTTTGATGGGATTGCTATTTCGATCTATGCGAATGCTGATGATTGCTGTAATTCCAAATACGATACCCCTGATTTTTGCAGCAGGATTGATGGGTTATCTGGGCATAAATCTTGAAGCGGGAATTTCTATTGTTTTTGCTCTGATATTTGGTATTGCAGTAGATGACACGATACATTTTTTAGGTCGTTTTAAACTCTGTCTTCAGGATGGCAAATCTGTGGAACGGTCTATCAAGCTGACATTAAGAGAAACAGGCAAGGCGATTATTTTTACAAGTATCATTCTGTTTTTTGGCTTTTTTAATATGATTTTTTCCAGCAATCCACCCACGCTTACCATTGGGTTATTGATATCAGTGACTTTAATTGCCGCAGTAGTCTGCGATTTATTACTTTTACCGGTTTTAATCCGTCGTTTTTATAAGGTTTAA
- a CDS encoding alpha/beta hydrolase, translating into MSKFAVIFILLLYSLQNNGQRNYNSTTVFIEVDDAKIFGTLNVPESETAVPVVLIISGSGPTDRDGNNASMKNNSLKMWADTLATQGIASLRYDKRGIGESIFQNLSEEELRIEHFMDDAKSWITMLRKDNRFSKVIVAGHSEGSLLGMVAAKEAKADAYISVAGIAVKASEVLLKQIEANAPILKDQSGVLLDSLSKGFKVENVNPFLQSLFRKSVQPYLISWFRYNPSQIIADMQIPILVVQGTHDIQVETENGTLLVQANKKAELAEIEGMNHILKIAPADRNQNIKTYNDPDLPLAPQFVNETVRFLLNL; encoded by the coding sequence ATGAGTAAGTTTGCGGTCATATTTATTTTACTACTTTATTCTTTACAAAATAACGGACAAAGAAATTACAACTCCACTACTGTGTTTATTGAGGTAGATGACGCAAAAATTTTTGGTACATTGAATGTTCCGGAATCAGAAACTGCAGTACCAGTTGTACTTATCATTTCGGGCTCGGGTCCTACTGACAGAGATGGAAATAATGCTTCGATGAAGAACAATTCTCTGAAAATGTGGGCAGATACATTGGCTACTCAAGGCATTGCATCCTTGCGATATGATAAAAGAGGTATCGGAGAAAGTATTTTTCAAAACCTGTCAGAAGAAGAATTACGAATCGAACACTTCATGGATGATGCAAAATCCTGGATAACAATGTTGCGCAAAGACAATCGTTTTTCAAAAGTGATTGTTGCCGGACATAGTGAAGGTTCGTTATTAGGAATGGTTGCAGCAAAAGAAGCGAAAGCAGATGCCTATATTTCTGTAGCGGGAATTGCCGTAAAAGCTTCAGAAGTACTTTTAAAACAGATTGAGGCGAATGCTCCCATTCTGAAAGACCAGAGTGGAGTTCTATTGGATAGTCTTTCGAAAGGTTTTAAGGTGGAAAATGTCAATCCTTTTTTGCAAAGTCTCTTTCGCAAAAGTGTTCAGCCTTATCTGATATCCTGGTTTAGATATAATCCTTCACAGATAATTGCGGATATGCAAATACCTATTCTGGTAGTTCAGGGCACACATGATATACAGGTTGAAACAGAAAACGGTACATTGCTGGTACAGGCTAACAAAAAAGCAGAGCTGGCTGAAATTGAAGGAATGAACCATATCCTAAAAATTGCTCCGGCAGACAGAAATCAAAATATTAAAACTTACAATGACCCGGATTTACCATTAGCGCCACAATTTGTCAACGAAACAGTCAGATTTTTACTGAATCTTTAG
- a CDS encoding aminopeptidase P family protein: MTVEIKLKMLRSEMTINKVDAVIVPSSDPHQSEYVAAHWQERTWISGFTGSAGTVVITQEHAGLWTDSRYFLQAEQELKGSSFELHKMYNQFAAPYLDFINENLSAGSVVAINGWMFAKANADHMRKQFDKSQIRLQHRHDLISKIWSDRPPLSSAFISDHPVKYAGLSRSEKLDKIRMQMKSQNVDYHFISSLDDIAWTFNIRGKDVDYNPVVICYAIIEAETSRLFIDSQKIPQNLIADLKASNVQLHAYTDLIAFVNNLSIDKKMLIDKSICSAVVYEAINCTIVSGESIPKVLKAIKSEKEVGHIRNAMTKDGAALANAFYWLEQELNGKQVSECEFAEKIAKCRSEQENYVGESFGAIIGYESNGAIIHYHPEPETCKKIKAKGILLADSGGQYLDGTTDITRTISLSKPTAEQKKHYTLILKGMVALSMAKFPEGTAGAQLDTIARQFLWAEGLNYLHGTGHGVGYFLNVHEPPQGFAPPHSERGKTIHVPGMLTSNEPGYYIDGKYGMRIENLILTVQSKMKGFLAFETLTLYPFDHNLIEKSLLSDVEVTWINDYHNKVYKNVSSLLNAEVSEWFKVKCAEL, translated from the coding sequence ATGACTGTAGAGATTAAACTGAAAATGTTACGAAGCGAAATGACTATAAATAAAGTAGATGCTGTCATTGTGCCTTCGAGCGATCCGCATCAGAGTGAATATGTGGCTGCTCACTGGCAGGAAAGAACCTGGATCAGTGGCTTTACAGGGTCGGCAGGTACTGTGGTGATCACGCAGGAGCATGCAGGACTTTGGACGGACTCCAGATATTTTCTACAGGCAGAACAAGAATTAAAAGGCAGCTCCTTCGAATTACATAAAATGTATAATCAGTTTGCAGCACCTTATCTGGATTTTATAAATGAAAATTTGTCTGCGGGTTCTGTGGTGGCCATTAATGGTTGGATGTTTGCAAAAGCCAATGCGGATCACATGAGAAAACAATTTGACAAAAGTCAGATAAGACTACAGCACAGACATGATTTGATTTCAAAAATCTGGTCAGACAGACCTCCTTTGTCATCGGCATTCATTTCTGATCACCCGGTTAAATATGCGGGTCTTTCGAGATCAGAAAAATTGGATAAAATCAGGATGCAGATGAAGTCCCAAAATGTGGATTACCATTTTATCAGTTCGCTGGATGATATTGCCTGGACATTTAATATCAGAGGGAAAGATGTGGATTACAATCCTGTAGTAATATGTTACGCTATTATTGAAGCTGAAACAAGTCGCCTTTTTATTGACAGTCAAAAAATACCGCAAAATTTAATCGCTGATTTAAAAGCTTCTAATGTTCAATTGCATGCATACACGGATTTAATTGCATTTGTCAATAACCTGTCAATCGATAAGAAAATGCTCATTGATAAGTCCATTTGTAGTGCCGTTGTATATGAAGCTATAAACTGCACGATTGTATCCGGAGAATCTATCCCTAAAGTGTTGAAAGCAATCAAGAGCGAAAAGGAAGTAGGTCATATCAGAAATGCTATGACAAAAGATGGTGCAGCTTTAGCAAATGCATTTTACTGGTTGGAACAGGAATTGAATGGAAAGCAGGTTTCAGAATGTGAATTTGCGGAGAAAATTGCAAAATGCAGATCCGAACAAGAGAATTATGTAGGTGAAAGTTTTGGTGCAATCATAGGTTATGAGTCCAATGGTGCGATCATACATTATCACCCTGAGCCGGAGACATGCAAAAAAATCAAGGCTAAAGGAATACTGCTTGCCGATAGTGGTGGTCAGTATCTGGATGGTACAACAGATATAACCAGGACTATTTCCTTAAGTAAGCCAACTGCGGAACAAAAGAAACACTACACATTGATACTGAAAGGAATGGTGGCATTATCTATGGCTAAATTTCCTGAAGGTACTGCCGGGGCACAATTGGATACAATTGCGAGACAATTTTTATGGGCTGAAGGACTCAATTATCTGCATGGTACAGGTCATGGGGTAGGATATTTTTTAAATGTACATGAACCACCACAAGGTTTTGCTCCACCACATTCTGAGAGAGGAAAGACCATACATGTGCCCGGAATGTTGACTTCCAATGAGCCGGGATACTATATTGATGGTAAATACGGAATGAGAATTGAAAACCTTATTCTTACTGTTCAAAGTAAAATGAAAGGATTCCTGGCGTTTGAGACTTTGACATTGTACCCATTTGATCATAATCTGATTGAAAAATCTCTGCTTTCAGATGTAGAAGTTACCTGGATTAATGATTACCATAATAAGGTTTATAAAAATGTCTCGTCATTATTGAATGCCGAAGTTTCAGAATGGTTTAAGGTAAAATGCGCAGAATTATAG
- the rpoN gene encoding RNA polymerase factor sigma-54 — MLKQSLSQRMLQKLSPQQIQLMKLLQIPTATLEQRIKEELEANPALEEGDDYNDVFDLDDNSQEYESDVSAESGDEAPEFEFDDYLNEYLDDDPSNYKMKGDEYVEGEDRTMPVPVENSFHESLERQLGLLDLNDNQIIIAQQVIGSIDEDGYLRREPSSIIDDLLFSQNLETTGKEVADIILKIQKFEPAGICARTLQECLILQLEDKIEKEPTAHYSERKLALRILKDFFEEFTKKHYTRIKKMLNLSDSELKDAIDEILKLNPKPASTVEGNSLNNQYIIPDFIIHNRDGELELSLNSKNAPDLRINDQYMDMLKGYRDSVHGRRATQPEKEAVLFIKQKIDSAKWFIDAIKQRQDTLYRTMYAIMQYQYEYFTTGDERRIKPMILKDLAEVTGLDISTVSRVANSKFVQTEFGTRRLKDFFSESMQTQDGSEVSTLEVKNILTDVVSREDKKKPLSDERLMEILSERGYNIARRTIAKYREQLNIPVARLRKEL; from the coding sequence ATGTTAAAACAGAGTTTAAGTCAAAGGATGTTGCAAAAGCTGTCTCCTCAACAGATACAGCTAATGAAACTACTGCAGATTCCAACGGCTACACTGGAGCAAAGGATCAAAGAAGAGTTGGAAGCCAATCCGGCATTGGAAGAAGGTGACGATTACAACGATGTTTTTGATCTGGATGATAATAGTCAGGAATACGAATCTGATGTTAGCGCTGAATCAGGAGACGAAGCCCCGGAATTTGAGTTTGATGACTATCTGAATGAATACCTGGACGATGATCCGTCCAACTATAAAATGAAAGGAGATGAATATGTCGAAGGAGAAGACAGAACAATGCCTGTCCCGGTGGAAAATTCATTTCATGAAAGCCTTGAACGACAATTGGGCTTACTCGATCTGAATGATAACCAGATTATTATTGCCCAGCAAGTCATAGGATCCATAGATGAAGACGGATATCTGCGACGGGAACCATCATCCATTATTGATGATTTACTTTTTTCACAGAATTTGGAAACAACTGGTAAGGAAGTAGCTGACATCATTCTGAAAATTCAAAAATTTGAACCTGCCGGTATTTGTGCCCGAACTCTTCAGGAATGTTTGATTCTGCAATTGGAAGATAAAATCGAAAAAGAACCTACTGCACATTACTCTGAGCGTAAATTAGCTTTGAGAATACTGAAAGATTTTTTTGAAGAGTTTACCAAAAAACATTATACCCGAATCAAAAAAATGCTGAACCTTTCAGACAGCGAACTGAAAGATGCCATTGATGAAATTTTGAAACTTAATCCGAAGCCTGCCAGTACGGTTGAAGGTAATAGTCTCAACAACCAGTATATTATCCCTGACTTTATTATTCATAACCGGGACGGGGAGCTCGAGCTAAGTCTCAACAGTAAGAATGCTCCTGACCTTCGCATCAATGATCAATATATGGATATGCTGAAGGGTTATCGGGACAGTGTTCATGGTAGAAGAGCTACGCAACCTGAAAAAGAAGCTGTACTTTTTATCAAGCAAAAAATTGATTCTGCAAAATGGTTTATTGATGCAATTAAACAAAGACAGGACACCCTTTACAGAACAATGTACGCTATCATGCAATATCAGTATGAATATTTTACAACTGGAGATGAAAGACGCATAAAACCGATGATCCTGAAAGATCTGGCTGAGGTAACGGGTCTGGATATTTCTACTGTATCCAGGGTAGCCAATTCAAAATTTGTTCAGACAGAATTTGGAACCCGAAGACTCAAAGACTTCTTTTCAGAGTCCATGCAGACGCAGGATGGTTCGGAAGTTTCGACTCTTGAAGTAAAAAACATCCTCACCGATGTAGTGAGTAGGGAAGATAAGAAAAAACCACTTTCTGACGAAAGACTGATGGAAATACTCTCAGAAAGAGGATATAATATAGCAAGAAGAACGATCGCAAAATACAGAGAGCAATTGAATATTCCCGTTGCAAGGTTAAGAAAAGAACTATAA
- the tnpA gene encoding IS200/IS605 family transposase, with translation MANTYTQMHIQAVFAVQNRDCVIRRLWKDELYKYMTGIIQNHNHRVLAINGMPDHVHILFGMRPTQSLSDLIQDIKGDSSKWINQKGFVKGKFSWQEGFGAFSYSKSHVNAVIDYIKNQEEHHKKQTFIEEYKDFLEKFGVEYDERYVFKPVEYEID, from the coding sequence ATGGCAAATACTTACACACAAATGCATATACAGGCAGTTTTTGCCGTACAAAACAGGGATTGTGTTATACGAAGACTCTGGAAAGACGAATTGTATAAATACATGACTGGTATAATCCAAAATCATAATCACAGAGTGTTAGCAATAAATGGTATGCCCGACCATGTACATATCTTGTTTGGTATGCGGCCTACACAATCACTGTCTGATTTGATACAAGATATTAAGGGGGATAGTTCAAAATGGATAAATCAGAAAGGTTTTGTAAAAGGTAAGTTTTCGTGGCAGGAGGGATTTGGTGCTTTTTCATATAGCAAATCTCATGTGAATGCAGTAATTGATTATATCAAAAATCAGGAAGAGCATCATAAGAAGCAAACATTCATAGAAGAATATAAAGATTTTTTGGAGAAGTTTGGTGTAGAGTATGATGAAAGATACGTGTTTAAACCAGTGGAGTATGAGATCGATTAG
- the gyrB gene encoding DNA topoisomerase (ATP-hydrolyzing) subunit B yields the protein MSTDNNKNKNNYGADNIQALEGLEAVRLRPGMYIGSTDTKGLHHLVWEVIDNSIDEHLAGYCTNIDTIIHKDNSITVKDDGRGIPTGMHEKLQKSALEVVMTVLHAGGKFDKDTYKVSGGLHGVGVSCVNALSDYVRVEVHRDGKYFEQEYSKGIPLGPVKELGDSNKTGTQVTFKPDPTIFEHVEYSFTVLASRIRELAYLNKGLYLTLIDEREADEEGNSKVVSFHSEGGLKEFVKFLDESRTPLIDEPIYVTGKEENVEVEVAMQYNTGYQENIFSYVNNINTREGGTHVGGFRRAITRLFKQYGDDNNLFSKVKFEIAGEDFKEGLTAIISVKVPEPQFKGQTKGELGNSEVTGIVSRCVGDVLKSYLEENPSQARRIIDKVILAATARHAARKAREMVQRKNVLTGSGLPGKLSDCSSKDPADSEIFLVEGDSAGGTAKQGRDRNFQAILPLRGKILNVEKAMEYKIYENEEIKNMFTALGVSIEEKLGEKILNVEKLRYHKVVIMCDADIDGSHISTLIMTFFFRYMKPLIEQGHIYIAAPPLYQVRKGKNFIYCWNEDERKAAIDNYSNGKEDTSIKVQRYKGLGEMNAEQLWETTMDPNTRILRQVTIYDALEADRIFSMLMGDEVPPRRQFIEENAKYANIDA from the coding sequence ATGAGCACAGACAACAATAAAAATAAAAATAACTACGGTGCTGACAATATTCAGGCACTCGAAGGACTTGAAGCGGTAAGATTGCGTCCCGGTATGTATATCGGAAGCACAGATACTAAAGGTTTGCATCATTTGGTTTGGGAAGTTATTGACAACTCCATTGATGAGCATCTTGCAGGATATTGTACCAATATTGATACAATTATTCACAAAGACAATTCAATCACAGTCAAAGATGATGGTAGGGGTATACCCACCGGTATGCATGAAAAACTACAAAAATCTGCATTGGAAGTAGTAATGACTGTACTTCATGCGGGTGGAAAATTTGATAAAGATACTTACAAGGTTTCCGGTGGATTACACGGTGTTGGGGTGTCATGTGTCAATGCCCTTTCCGATTATGTGAGAGTAGAAGTACACCGTGATGGAAAATATTTTGAGCAGGAATACAGTAAAGGTATTCCATTAGGCCCTGTGAAAGAATTGGGCGATTCCAACAAAACCGGCACACAAGTGACATTCAAGCCGGATCCAACAATTTTTGAACATGTAGAGTATAGTTTCACAGTTCTGGCATCCAGAATCAGAGAACTGGCTTATCTTAACAAAGGACTTTATCTTACTTTAATTGACGAAAGAGAAGCTGATGAAGAAGGAAATTCAAAGGTAGTCAGTTTTCATTCGGAAGGTGGATTGAAAGAGTTTGTCAAATTTCTGGACGAAAGCCGAACTCCTTTGATAGATGAACCGATTTATGTGACAGGCAAAGAGGAGAATGTAGAAGTAGAGGTTGCTATGCAATACAATACCGGATATCAGGAAAATATATTCTCTTATGTAAATAATATCAATACCCGTGAAGGGGGTACACACGTCGGTGGTTTCAGAAGAGCAATCACAAGATTGTTTAAACAATATGGAGACGACAATAATTTGTTCAGTAAAGTAAAATTTGAAATTGCGGGAGAAGATTTTAAAGAAGGATTGACAGCAATTATATCTGTGAAAGTGCCGGAACCTCAGTTCAAAGGACAAACTAAAGGTGAATTAGGCAATTCTGAAGTAACAGGTATTGTATCCAGATGTGTAGGAGATGTACTCAAAAGTTATCTGGAAGAAAACCCATCACAGGCAAGAAGAATTATTGATAAAGTCATACTTGCGGCCACCGCCCGACATGCCGCCAGGAAAGCCAGAGAGATGGTTCAGCGAAAGAATGTACTCACAGGTAGCGGATTGCCCGGTAAGTTGTCAGATTGCAGCTCAAAGGATCCCGCAGATTCTGAGATCTTTTTAGTGGAAGGGGATTCGGCAGGGGGAACTGCAAAGCAAGGTCGTGACCGGAATTTTCAAGCCATTCTGCCATTGAGAGGTAAAATTCTGAATGTTGAAAAAGCAATGGAATACAAGATCTACGAAAATGAAGAGATAAAAAATATGTTTACTGCTCTTGGAGTAAGCATTGAAGAAAAACTGGGTGAAAAAATTCTGAATGTTGAAAAACTGAGATATCACAAAGTTGTCATCATGTGCGACGCGGATATAGATGGTAGCCATATTTCTACTTTGATTATGACTTTTTTCTTCAGATATATGAAACCACTTATCGAACAAGGGCACATCTATATTGCAGCTCCGCCATTATATCAGGTCAGAAAAGGTAAAAACTTTATCTATTGCTGGAATGAGGATGAGAGAAAAGCAGCCATTGATAATTACTCCAATGGAAAAGAAGATACCAGTATAAAAGTACAACGATATAAGGGTCTTGGAGAAATGAATGCAGAACAACTTTGGGAAACCACCATGGATCCGAATACCAGAATATTGCGTCAGGTGACCATTTATGATGCCCTTGAAGCAGATCGTATTTTCAGTATGTTGATGGGAGATGAAGTACCGCCGAGAAGACAATTTATTGAAGAAAATGCCAAGTATGCTAATATTGATGCTTAA